TGGAGACATCACAAGACCAAGAGGCTGGGTGTACTAAAACACCCCACTGGACCTAATTAAGAAGAATCTATAACATAACcctctcaaacaaacacacacggcaaacagatacaacaacaacaatcatttACAGTACAGTCACCATCATCTTTGTTCCAAAAAATCAATGTGAATTGAAAATATTGATTCCCGTTCTAGCATTAACCTAGATATATGCTTATACCATATTTCCATTTATAGCCTAATTTTTAGGAGCTTACAGTAGGCTGTTTATATGTGTTGGTTATTTTTGTGAATTCCTCAAGGTAACTTACAAAGGTTGTGAAGAAGATGAACCTGCAGGCCACAACCCACCATAGCACTGTCTAGTTCTCTAGCCCCCCCTAAGTTTATGATGACTAGGctcataaacacaaaataagaatCATGGAGATGTGTGGACCACCTACCTTGTAGTAAATAATATTCCGGTATGCTGCAGAGAATAATTACGGCAATTCAGAAAGAAACTGCTCCCGGCTTGAGTGTTTATtaatagtattttattttaccgCAGTGAGCGACCCTCTCGTCTGACTGCGTATGAAATTCAGTATGGAACGGTTTCGGGACGTGACGTCATTTAAAGGGAAATGCACGGACAGCAACAAAGTATGGGATTGGCTGCTACACAGCCACGCTGTTCGAAGCAGCCAATAAGAATCCAGAGCGACAAGAAAAAGGACGTCAGGGAAAGACTTCTCATCAACTGACTGAATAAATGATTAAACAGCGGCAGACTCTATGGCCAGACTACATCAGCGATTAGACTTACTGACATAAAAACGAGGAGGGAGGATGACTGAGTAATGTTAATCATTGATTAGTGACCGAGGTGCTTTCTACAATGGATTTGCAATTTTTCACTTTTACGTTATcaattttgaaatgtaaatttgttttaatgGATTACTTAGCCCTAAATTTAACAAATCTATTTCTAGGCCTAGCTGCACCGTTATGTTTTTATTCGTTTTTTTAATAGAAGTTTTGTTTAGGTGCATTGCTGGCTTTCTACCAGCAGATGTCAGACTACTCacagtcttttcttttgttgcctttttcaTTTGAGCAGGcgctaaacttttttttatttacttaagcAGAATGATTTTTGATTCTAAAAATGAATTTATCAGCATTGTTTGCCACTGAGCACACACGACCCTCCATTATGCATTTATCAGTTAAAGGGCATTTAAGTTATTCCATTAGAAATGAACTATTTATCcctaaaacactttaaagactGTACCCtacaaatttaatttaataaacaaatacacatcGAAAGTTCAGAATGATATTACAATACAAAAAAGCTTCGAATTCATGAAGCAATTGCTATTTGCCTGACTGCAGGACTCTATGATGTCATTTCAGTGTCATGTGAAATGTTGTGTTGACAAAACTTCTAAATGAGTGTGTTTAGTTTCTCTTTTAAAGGACAGAGCATTGGGTCTGTTCCACTCTGCACATGACCCACATTAACTCAGTGTCAGTGGGTGCATCTAAAGAGGGGCAGTGATAAGACCACCAACACTTTCTAGTGAGGGACATGTGCACACACTTACATATTTATACACAGCATATTCTTCATAAGAAGACTATATATTTATGTAGAGTATATTATTACTCTGTTTGTGTACCCAAAGGCTCAACTATGGACACAAGTTGGAAATTACCAATAGttatatactctttatgcagcacatcagtttcatgtatgtattgaaactatgttaaattgaattgtccctattaaataaattaattctAATTCAATTCATTACCACAAATCAAAACTTAAGTCCTGGATTCACACATGTGCATTTCACACCTATACTAGGGGTGATATAGTTGGTCGAGAGAGTTGTGAAACATCATCTCAGTTCCTCCATCAGACATGACATAAATACAGTATGAATAATGAAGCATACCAGCAGCCAGCCAGTATGACAGCTGCCATTGACAGTGGACCCTAAATGAAATAGTCTCCATTCTGTAAGGTGAAACTAGACCATGTAAAAACACGGGAAAAGGCTTGCAGAGTGAGTTCAGTACAATAGGTATCTTAGAGAAACAGACACTGTTGTAGACCGGTGATACCCCCAGAGAAACATGTACTTGACCTTTGGTATATGCATGGTGCTATTTATACAACCAGTACAAAGTTATGAATGGAAAAGATGTTGGAGAAAGATACTATTACTGGTGACATATTTTGCAATAGCCTGGCAGCTGCTGTTCTAAGACTGATCAGTGACTGTTCTCTGGGGCATATCAGATTTTTCTTAGAAAATTATTCAAAAAGAATACAGAAGTATGTgcttaataaaatgtattgcaCAAAAGTGTAATCTGCATTTTCACTTTAAATGAATTCAATCTTTATTAGTTGTATAAGGACAATACAGATTTGACTATTAAAGATTACTTGTACGACTCTACTATAAGGACTGCTTAGTCCTTTGTTTCAAACTTCACACTGTGCCCTCCCTGCTATGATCGATGTCACCAAGCGGGCCCCatgtttgagtgtctgtttACATCGTCACCGCGGCAATTCAGTCTGAGCATGTACCAACAGCTTCAACTAGAGCAGCCGACAAAAATAGAGCCTCAGCTACAAGCCCAACAGAGCCCAACCTTCATACTGAGGTTTGGGGAGCAGGGGGtaaaggagggagagggggatgAAAAGGGAGATTTTTGGAGCAAGTTTCGCAGGGTTCATGGAAGCCCAGGTTAAAAAAGAAGTATTTCTGTCAGGGAAGAAGTTGTTTACAATGCTActggaggttgttttttttttttggggggggggggggcaataaaaacaacatttcatatATGTATGCCAATCAATCAAACCACAAAGATTAATTTTCTTCTAACCAGAGCAAGCTGCACATTTTGTCATATGATCTCAGTGATCCAAATAAACACTCTGTACTTTGTTTTCTGAAACACACTGGAATGTGTCTACTTATCATTTGCCATGATCGAAATGTAGTAATATGAGGTTTGTAGAACATATTCAATTCATATCCAATAAAACACTAAATgtctgaagcctttttttttttgcaagagaCTAGTGATGATACTTTGTCCACAAAGTTAATGACCAGCTTATGTAATTTATGTGACATAAACATATAGAACAAACCTCCCACTCTGACCAAAGGATCCAACGGTAAAATGTTACATTAACCCGTTggtggcagaggctgctacgtAAAGTGTTCTTTAGATTAACTAATTCCAtccatacacattcacacacggcCGACACAGCAGCAGGAGTTATTTTGTGTTCAGTGTCTTGCGCAAGGAGACTTCGACATGTGACTGTAGGAGCgggggatcgaaccccaaccttccagttgagagtcGACCGACCCTTACTGCTgtgccacagccgccccactgCTACAGAAATGATGTGATGTAAACTAAATTACAAGTTcataattaattttaaaaaaaaatgcatatttctTTATGTTATGAATTATGTGAAGGAATCAGGTGTAAACACGACCTGACATTCAGGTGAATGATGAAGGAGGTGATCATGGTACAAATGAGATCTCATGACAATTACAGCCAAGCAACGCTGTCCTGCAGATGGATAAAGACAGCTGTTTTTCAGTCACAATTCTGGTGATGTTGTCCAAAGGATTCAAACCTGTAATCACAATGTCACATGTGCATACGTCCCCTCCCATCTGACATCTCAGTCATGTGAGAGTTATTTTGAGCTGTACAGTCAACGATCCCTTTACCTTACTATGTACTATAAGATTGAATCATCTCTTTTATTTGTCCTAAAAAGCCTGAAGGCCTTATGATGAAAGTAAAGGCATTTATAGTTGACAACATGTTGAGTAATGTTTTCTAAGTCTATAGATGACATGGCTGCACGTGCCAGTCTCTTCCGCAGAcaacttgtttgtgtgtctgcccAAGGACAGTAAGGTTGGTCGAGTGcattcaaggttttttttctcctctctctgccaaAAAGGATATCCCCCTCACAACAACATTGCAGGTACATGTGGCAGTTTTCATCATCACCTGGCACCTGGCCCCTGTTCCAACaagcacaaacatacacacactagtTCAAACAGTACATGCAGGTCAAACTGCACATTTACAAAGAAGAGCCAAGAGCCAATCCAGAATGTGGTGTAGGGCACAGTAACCTTTTGGTACAGACAAAGTTTGCTTTGTGTACTATTAGAAGAAATCATACTGAGCATGCTCAAATCTGCTTTTAGTCcttattaaaaacatgcaacaaatCAGAGTCTGTTGGCTAAATTACAGTTTGTAAGCTGAAATGCAATGCAAGCTGGTTTCAGGTCACATTTGCAAAGCCATGGGAATAAGACAGCTGAGTAGACTGGTCCACATCACAGACTTACACATGAAGCATTGACACCGCTTTTCTGTTTCCACCTGAATTCTGCACTGAAGTTCAGCAATAAGTTGAGCTGTGATCAGTGATTAAAACAAACCTAAACCACATCTGCCTCAGCATAGGTCTGTTAATCCATTCTTACCAATTTGAGATAACTCCCTCATACAGCACCAGCAAGTGTGACAACCCCGCCCCACATTGCAGGGAGTGTTCAAATGGTTTGTCCTTTAGGCTTCAGTTGTCCTCATCCCTTAAACCAGACCTGCTCCTACAGTCAACGTCTCTAATCTACAGATTGGCATTTGGAACAAGCAGGCATACCTCACCCTGACCTCGTTTATAGTGTGAGAGCTTGGATAAACAGTATAGATGTGTCAGGACAGCCTTCAGCACAATGTGCTAATGGTGCACTTTTCAGATATATCAGGACAACGTTTGTGATGAGTCAACCTCTTGATTTGACTTGGATAAATTCTTAAGAACGTTGATTATTCCATCTTTAGTGACACAAAGTATGCATATGTTTGACCTTCATGCTAATAGCATTTAAGCAACCGCTTCACCGCCTAATCACTTCGACACATATGGGCCAACTGTCTGTCAGTGCGAGGGGGGTGTTTACAAAAGAAACATACCACTCTTTACATGAGGCGGTTATGCAAGCCATTAACTCCACGACATGTAGGTTTCCTGTGGACACAGGTTTTTCCATTACACAAGACGCTTTTAGAGTGCTTTAAACAGGATCTCTTTGAGGGAGACAAGGACATCTATGCATGCTCTTTTTAAATACTGACTCAAGTGTCATGTCATGAAACATAAACTTTTTAACttcaaaaagagacagaaattctgacattttctggaaattgttaaaaaaaaaaaaaaaaacttttaaggTATGTCAATGAATAAAGAGggcatttcccccccccccaaaaaaaatgtagaactGCAAATGTTGATATGTGACATTAACTGAATGTTGCAATAGTACATCAACCTCCTTTTGAAAGCACTCAGCTGTAAGAGATAAGAAATATTACATAATGTTTATGATTTATTACACTTTACatcataaagaaaaacactacATCATAAACATTACCTAAGTAGAATGTGAAAATAATCACACGTGGGTTTGTTGACAGTTCAAACAGCCTTTATTTGAAATTAttcacatttcctctctccctctattcAAAACAGAGCAGGTGCTGAGTTATTAGGCCCTGCCCCCGCCACCACCCCCAAAATATAAAGAGACTTGTTGcctgaaacaaaacaagtaaatcATCCCCCTGGGGGGGGGGCGACAACAGCACTACTAATTCCTGCAGTGGATTACTCTACATGTTGTAATGTAATAATCTTATATACCCCCAACTTAAAAAATAGGCTACATGGAACTATTTCCTTAtttacaaaagataaaaaaaatgtaaatcaaaacagatttttttcaatCCTGCTGTAGCTCCCAAATGAGTGAGCAACCAATCCAAACACCTTTCTGTGCTTTACTAGGGTCCAAAACACCCTACAGTTGCCTCCTTCTTTTTGGTTCCTCACAAaatcttttattaaaaaaagatgaaaaaaaagctttatatgCAATGCATTACAGTCATTAACGACCTTCGGGTTGTTTTAACTAATAACTCTCCATAGGAGGTAATACTGGAGGCTCAGATGTCCATCTCAAACTGGTTGTCATCTgttggagagagacaggagacacAGTTAAAGATTAAGAGAGGAGATATTTAACAATCAGCTGGTGttatcatgtgtgtgtttgcacctcGAGCACAACCACACCTTAACTGTCTGCAGTGCAGATGACAGAGTACAGACCTTGTCATGTGTTTATAACTGGAAGggaaaacactaaacaaacactTGACTAAAAGGGGGGCTGCTACCAAATCCATACCCTACGACATGATCTGTATGTTTACTGATACTGATCTTGAGTGAGACCACCGTTTGAAGCCTCACAAGAGAATTATCATCAAAATTAAGTCTTAACACCTACAAGTGATTTAATCCTCTGATGAGAGGAGTATGCAGTATAGCAGGATATTTGCATAACATATGTTCATATCTGTCTAAACCCCTAACTAAGAGCTGGACTGTCGTATACAATATGAAATATTATAGTGATTGTTCAGTTATAAGATACTGGTCTAGTTTTAACCTCCTGGCTCTGCCTCTGAAAGAGGACTTTGACATGTTGGATATGACTGAGGGCTCATCTTTCAGTAGACATGACACATGCTGTACATATCTGTTGTATTATtatgtgctgaaaaaaaaacatgaaatgaagtCTTCATTTAGCTGGAAGAGAATATATGAAGAGGGACACTGATTGTGCTGTTCTATTAACGGGAATGCAGACAAATTGTTCAATATCGGGGCGCATTTCGGATTGATTAAATGACAATGAGCTTCAGAAATGAGATGCATAGACATGGCATGATATGGTGTAAATGGCTGTACATGTTTGCACAAGTGAGCCTGGGAAAGTGTGTTTACTTATTAAAGTTGCGCCACTCTTGCTCGTCAAGCAAACAGGAATTATACAGTGGTATGTTTACCTGCAATATCCTTCTCGTCCTCTTCTGCCTCTTCCTTTAGATCCTGCAGTTTCCCCATAGGGTGCGTAGCAGGAACCGTTACCCCTGGGATCTGGGGCAGACAGCATGGGGGGGTACGGGCGAGAGGGGAGTTTCGACAATCCAACAAAAACTTCCTGTCGTAGATGATGCGTGTACCTGAGTGTAAGAGGGGGCAATTAGAAAGAAAATCAAGTGTTTGACTTGACGTACACAAACTTAAATCTCaaaccctgaaaaaaaaggaaaaatgaatgctctgaaaacaaacattacataCCAAATGCTGGAATATCCTAACATTAAACTATAGCAGTTTTATCCCTGAAGCAAACTGGATTCTTGGAAAGGTGCACGACTGGGGATCGAGTTATTATTATCCTCTATAGGAGGTAATTTGAGTGGGAAGAGGGAGGTTCTGTGTCTGCACAGATGGGAGGGACGCTGGCTGGCTGCCTCTGCAGCAAGTTCTTGGAAAACAGAGTACAAGCCATTCTCTCTTTGA
This is a stretch of genomic DNA from Labrus bergylta chromosome 9, fLabBer1.1, whole genome shotgun sequence. It encodes these proteins:
- the eif4ebp3l gene encoding eukaryotic translation initiation factor 4E-binding protein 3-like; translated protein: MSTGAKEVKSCPIPTRVLTLKDWSQLPDCYSQTPGGTLFSTTPGGTRIIYDRKFLLDCRNSPLARTPPCCLPQIPGVTVPATHPMGKLQDLKEEAEEDEKDIADDNQFEMDI